Below is a genomic region from Patagioenas fasciata isolate bPatFas1 chromosome 5, bPatFas1.hap1, whole genome shotgun sequence.
TTTTCATCTATATGTTGCATTTGTCTCTTCAATCTCTGCCTTGTCAGTTCAATCTTCCTGTGCTTCAGCTTCTAATACTGTGTTTGTACTACATGCTTATGCATATTATCAAAGTTTTATTCTGGCCTTTGCAAAAATATTTGTGCAAGCTGAATATCAATGATTTGATCTAGTATGAACGTGAGGTACTTTTCTCAAGGTGAAAAATGCCAGGTTAATGTTGGTTTTGAGTCAACATGTGATTTTGAAGTGCAGATTGGGTTCTATGTGACTGTATTTTTGTATAAAGTTAAGATTTTGAATTCACAACTTGTGGTTTTTaatttagagggaaaaaaaaaaaaggtatgcagTTCAATAAATACACCCTATACTCAAAATCATTGGGGTGGCATGGTAGCTATGGAGGTATAGTGAGTTTTTCAGGTTATACATAGGATGTTCTTAATTGAGGGCGAGGAGGGAGAATTTGAGATGCTTCTGTCTAAAACAGGCTGCTCCTAAATATCTGACTGTGTGGTCAAGAATGAAGATATGGAAATTCTGTTATCAGAAAGAACAAGCTGAGAGAATGAAATCTGGCTTTTATGTTCACCTCTGCCAGCTGTGATCTCTGACCTTTCAGACCCTCATCTGTGAGGAGATAAGATGCCAGTCTGCCTTCTGATGCCTGAATGAGCAAGAAGAGCAATGAATTTGGGAAAGAGGGTGGAAGTGAACTTGTGATCTTGTGTCCTTTGTGCCTGTGTGGGTCTGATTTGGCATGCAAGCAGCTGTGGGTCTAAAGCTGCTGGAATTCAGCAGTCTTGCTCTTGTATCTTTCATTTAAGTGCAGACTCAGTGTGTCTGTATACAACTATATAGAAAAGATCTGAAAGTTTATAACTCACAGGTAATTGATAACTGGTAATTTTCAAATTTGTGAATGCAGTATTTTCCAAAATAAGAgcaaacataaaaataatgagtGCTTATGGCTTTCTTCTGTGAAAGCCTGAGATTAGTTTATATTAAAGTTTTTGCATTAATCTTTCATAACATGTGCCTGTTTCAAGTAGAAAACATAGTAAAAGCTGTTTGttagttgttttgtttgcttgtcgtTTTTGTTTGGTCTGTggttcttgttttttgtttgaagaTTCATTTGTGATCAGAAAGGAAGTTTTGTGAAATCCACTATTGTAAAGCAGGGCTGATAACAAATTTTAATAGTCTTAAGGCACTATACTGATATTATAGAAGATGTTTTGGTGTTTAAGGAGGTTTTGTATGCGTAAGCAGTGGGAGGTTAGGGATACTTACAGCCACAGTATTACCACTGTATATATGCAAAATACTAATACATATAGGCATTTAGAAAATGCCCGCTGGTGCCTCCATATGGCGTTGTTTTCAGACAATAATTTGGAATTAAATTTGTGGcatcaacctttttttttatataaggaTCAAGGTGATGTCCTCTGGTGTTGTAACTTGGCATGCTGCTGAGCAGTCTTCTTCCTGAGCTACAAGGTGTGTGGGAGTGAGTTTAGTCACCTGGGACTGTGGGAGGGCTTAGTCACCTTGTACACTTATACCTACATGTAAGGACATAATAAGTGGTTGCTTTATCACCTCAAGGCAGATTTAAAGCAAGTGCTACCAGTTGGGTGTTCTAGGAATTCTCGAACCCAGTGGCTGCTTTTAAAAGGTATGAGTGAAAACGGGAAAGGGGACGGAAGGATGTTGTGCTTTATTTCTGTTGAAGTAGGGGGGTTGTTCTGCTTGATTTCTGTTACTGCCTAAGGAGGCCAGTGAACTATGAGCCCCAGAGGGTACCTGCAGCCTTACGATGCTCTGCAGGTGGATACTGGCGTTGTGCGAAAAAAGTCAGATTGGTTATGTGGGCAGTGCAGGGAGGTATGGATGTAACCTGAGAAGGAACCAGGACAGATGAAGGTTAAAACCTTCTTTAGATCAAATTTTATTTCCTGTAGTTTACATAAAGATGTATTTATCTGAACTGATAGTTATTTTACTGACTGATAAGTAGGCTTCAAATATAACCTGATAGTTGTCCAAGTGTGCTGATTACATAGTGGGATCATAAAGGAGAATGGTTTGGATGGGAACTAATCACAAAAATCAGTTTAACTGTTGTGTTGTGGAATATTATTCCAggggaaattaaaataattgtttcaatctcccattttttttttaaagtggactAAATACAATACACCTAGGTATACTTAGTGAATAAGCTCTCTTGGGTGTAAAGAAGCTGGGTTTAGCACTTCTGTGATTATTATTATCATGCATTAAAAATACCATAAATCAGCATTTGCCTGATACTGCAGACACATTTGTAGACAGGTCATGCTAAAGCTGTTCAGTAAGAATCATTTGGgtttaaattaaaaattcttcATTACTTTAAGAATATATGAATCAGGGTTAAATGTATAATTGGCTTTTTATTTGAGACACAACAGGGAAGTGTTTGGGCTCTTGAATACAGATGCTTTGCTACAGAGGAGCTGAACTACCCAGTGTTTTCAGATGTTTTAATGGGTGTTTATTCTCAATACTATGAAAAACAGAGGGAGATATGACAGAACCAAATATTGTTTACAAAATTTTCTTCAAAGCTGACGTTTCTCTAATAGTTTTCTTCTTCCCCAAACTCCCTTAAGAGTTCCTGAGAGCAAgaatttcttttaatttccagAATTTATCCTACTCTTCCTGCTGTTTACAATGACCTGGCCAGGACTCTTACAACACGACTCCTCACATACACCTTTTCTGTCGTACTCCTGGTACTTATGGCCTTGCTTTTCAGCTGCTCCAACTTCTTCCCCCTCCCAATCCCCACTTCTTACCCACAGTACCCTTAACTGCAGAGCCTGGCACTTTGGTGATCTTCCTGCTAAAACTCCAGTTTCTATTTCTGTCAGGTATTGCAGAAATGCAGGAAAAGTCTTTATGTATTAAAGAAAAGCCTTATTCTGACCGGAGCCTGGAAGCACAAAAGATGTGTGCCAGGAAGCAAGAATGGACGTATGGTATTGAGTCATGGGCAAAATCATTTGAGACTTTTGACACACACGTAAACACACACAGGCACATTCTGCCACCCAGTAATTGTGATGCTATTGAATTTTCTGGTCAAAATGTTTGCATAGTAAATCTTCCTCGCTATCTCTGACAAACAAGAAGTCCATCTTCCCAGACTTTCATCTTGCAGAGTATGTAAAGAAGTGCTAGAAGCTCCTCTTCAGAGAATATCAGGTGTATCTGTCCCTGTATACACAACCTTTCTGCTTGGGCCACCCTCTGGGGAATAGTGGAGCAGCACTGGGCAGGGAGGCTGTGGCTTGAGTGTCTTCTGGTGCAGGTGGCATTGCTTTTACCTTGAGATCAATGGAAATGATGGTAGAGGCACAATGGGTGTGAATGATGGGGCTGCACTTGTGTTCTGGGGGTGTAACGTGGGGTGCAAGGGTTGTTTTTGTGGCTACTGTAACAATGTCAGCATCCAATAGCTCTGCAGTCGTGTCTTGAGTATGACCTAGTTACTGGTGTATTGCCCATTATTACCATAATTCTGAAAGGCATGAAACTGAATTGGTTCCTTCATCATTTAATTTAGAAATGAATCATTACGTACATAATTTTGTTTAGGTACAATTTATAGATGAATGTAGtcaaaataaagacaaatatCGCTAAGGGAATTAGAGTTTAAACTAGATATAACACAACTGTGAGCTAGGCATTTAGAATTGATTATAATGTGAAATCTGTTTCTTATGTAAAACATAAGCTTCCTGATTTTCTGCTAGTGAAAATTATTTTAGGTTTGTCATGTTAACATGGTCCTGGAGCTGAGAATTCAAAGAATGTTGGAATAATGCAGAAGACCTTCCACTGAAAGACTGATTTGGAAGCTTGTCAATCTGTTAAGTGGCCTTCACAGAGGACATATAACTTTCTCCAATCAGATTAAAGATACTTTCTCTGATTTGTTGGATATTGTACCTATATAAGGAGCAAGGGAAAGGGCAGAAAAACTGCCTGTAATCCTTAGTTTTTATTCTGAGATTCAAGTACATCTAGACTGCCTGTTTATATTGTAAATGTTTATCATTGCCTGCGTGTAGGAAgtgaagcagttttggaaacgCGCCATTTTGTCTTGTGACTGCTTCTTTTatagaataattatttttaatactgaaaaaagGAAGTCGTGTCCTGCCTTGTACAACATTTTGCAATATTGTAGTGGGGAAGGTGTTTCTTACTGTGCTGCAAGATGTGAATTAGCATACTTTCATTTGAAACCTATAAAAGTTGCACATGCTGATATGTGCTTATTAAAACAAAGTATTATGTTTGCTCCTGGTAAACAGTCCTTATTAATAAAAGATCTACTAGAAGATGGAAGTACTCGGAAAGAATTATTTCATGTTTTTGTTTAATAAGCATGGATTGTTAGAGGAAATTTATGAGTTTGTAGGGAACAAAAAAGATTACTATTTTAGGAGCTTCATACTGATACTCAGATTGAGTCAAGGATTGCAGAAACTTGAAAACAGTGTGTAAGGAATTGAATTGATTTGTAAATAATTGTGAATTCTTCCTTTTCAGGAGAAATGTGAAGCTTCTAGATTCTGCCTGGATAATTGTTAACTATCCTAGTACATTACGTAGCTGCTTCACTCAGTGTAAACTGTTCCACGAGGCTTGTCTCTGCCCATATTGCCAATATAGGATATCATAACATGGCAAGACTTAACTGCTGCAGAGATCTATTGACTTTTTATGGCTTTGTCTGAAAAGATATGACGAATGCCGTGAAATTCACATATCCTGAATGTAAAGGAAGAGGACAAGGGAATAGTTGAAAAAGTTTGACTTAATAATGTTCTGATTTTATGAAAAGTGGACTTACTCAAGGTGGTCTAATAGGCTTGGGTAGGCTAGGGCAAGGAAAGTGTTAAGCATAAGCTGCATTAATTGCAATTAATGGTAGAATTCTTATagagtgattttgtttgtttgtttgtttgccaaaTTCTAATATAATCTCTCCATCTTTTTCCCCTAACAGTATCCCCTTATGTTTGGACTGATCCTTGCATTCTGCTGGTGTTCTTTGGTTTGCTGTAGTCGAATTTATATGGGAATGCATTCAATTTTGGTAAGAAAATATTCCTACTAAACTTTTAAATGATGTTCTGATTTCATACACTTCCATCACACTTAAGATTTTACAGTGCATTAAttgtatatagattttttttttaatttctcatatGAACAGAATACTTATATTTCTTCAGCAGAGAAATTGATACAATAGCTAAAAGTGGATGTTAATCTTCTGTTAATTTATATTCTTCTTTCACAAACACAGCCCACAGTTGAGATTTAGCTGATGTTTAATAGCAGTTTTAGTGCGGAAATTGATGACTGCACTGAGGTGTAGAGTAACTTTTCTTCTATGGAGTACAAATAATTTTGCAGGATGAGAGAGTGGCTGTTAATGTCCAGTTGGTTCCATGTCAGCTAATCAAAGCATCTGCATTTCAGAGTGCCATGCTAAATGCTAGGGTTTCACTTACCAAAGTTTATAAAGATCCAAATAACAAAGTTGTCATCTttgaaaaccagattttttttttattaaaaaggattaagaaaaaaatcaaacaaacacaaatgCATGCAGTGTAAAAATGGGAAAACAAGAACACTACAAAATGGTAACCGGAATGTAAGACCACAAATAAAGATGGCTAAAGAGGTTCTTGAGGATCACTTCTTCAAGAAAAGCTGATAGACAGAAACCAGCAAGCCTGGAAGTGAATAGCACAGCTGGTAGACGAACACAGCCTAAAAGGAGCATGTGAAAATGAGGCAGCTCAGACAAGCTGAATGACACATTTGCATCAGTGATATGGTGGCTTCCCAAGTCAGAGCCGCTTGGGTGGAGGACGATGGGATGAACTGATATTTCAGCTGACAGGTAATGTCGTAGAACAAAGTCACGCATCAAATAGCAATGCAACGAGGTTATTCAGCATTTTCCTATCTGAATTCTCTATAGTTTTTGAGCGAATACAATTAACCATGTGTTAACCTGTAATATAAATCAACCTTGGTGCCTAACATGGGGGCATGTAGGGTGGCAAATAGCAAAAGGTTGTATTGGTTGCTTCTGAAATAAGCAAGCTTCACTTTCATATCAGGCAATTGTATTAGCTTTTATCAAGCATTCAATTAGTGGAAGTGAATAAAAATGATTCATTGAAGGTGGAGTAATACAAATACTGCTGACAAAAGTCCCACCTCCTGGCTTATATGGAAAAATTGATAAGTACGTGAATGAAGGTGATCTGGTTTCTAGTGCTTGGATTTCTAGAAAGCTTTCAAGAAATTCCCTCTCAACAGCTAAAGGTGACTAAAGCTTCAGATAATTCTGTGCAACTGAgtgaatataaaaataattaagagTAACCTTTTAAGAAAAGactattttaaaacaataaaactgaaaaccaaataTGAAGCCACAGAAGTTACCCCTTCCTCTCCTTTAGTAGTTGGAAATAGTTCTCCATTCTTGCAGTATTGTTAATTCTGAAGCCGGAGTGGAAAGActcgacctcattaatgtttataaatatgtaaagggtgagtgtcacgaggatggagccaggctcttctcagtgacaaccaatgacaggacaaggggcaatgggtacacactggaacacaagaggttccacttaaatatgagaagaaacttcttcacggtgagggtgacagacactggaacaggctgcccagggaggttgtggagtctccttctctggagacattcaaaactcacctggacaccttcctgtctAACCTCATCtggctgttcctgctccagcggggggattgcactggatgatcttttgaggtcccttccaatccccaacattctgtgattctgtgactaagCTGCTCTAAGGCTGAGCTGCAGCAGTCCTCATGCTGCTGCTCCCAGTGTGCTTGCGTGTTGGCACCCGTGCACTTGGATCTGCTGTTGAGCTGTTCCAGCAGACTAAGCTGGCAGAACTGATTTAGCCAGGCCAGCTTTGTGCTGACTGTAGGCTGGAATGCCCTGGTTCTGGACACGGACTGTTGTTGCCAACCGGTACAATCACAGAAGAATCATAGATtattttgggatggaagggaccttcaaagctcatccagttcaacccctgccatgagcagggacatcttcacccagatcaggttgctcagagccccgtccagcctggcctgggatgtccccagggatggggcatctaccacctctctgggcaacctgggccagtgcttcagcaccctcagtgtaaaaaaatgtcttccttatatctagtctgaatgtACCCTCttgtattttaaaaccattagcccttgacctattgcaacaggtcctgttaaaaagtctgtagATCTACAATTTTGTTCAATCACAGATCATTTGATCATATCTTCATTTGTGATCATGAATATTCTAGATCTGATTATGATGCAGGTGTCCTGTTAGTAGGGGATCAAATGCAATTCCTTACTTTAACATAAAAAAAGATTTAATATTGTATAGTAAATGAGAAAATATGTTAATCCACAAGTAGCTTTTAGCAACAGAGCAATTAGGCTTGTCTGCTTGCTAATGtaacttaaattattttttaaaatagttattACACTGAAATcgtatctttctctctctcttcaacAGGATGTTATTGCTGGATTTCTGTATGCTATTCTTATCCTGGTTGTCTTCCATCCCATTGTGGACCAGATCGATAACTTCAACTTAACTTACAAATATGCACCCTTAATTATCATAAGTCTCCATTTAGCCCTGGGCATCTTCTCTTTTACTCTGGACACCTGGAGCACATCCCGAGGAGACACAGCTCAGATTCTGGGCTGTGGTGCTGGAGTAGCCTGTGGCTCTCATGTTAACTACATGATGGGTCTGCAGCTTGATCCTCCTCCTGAAACCTTACCGCTATCTCTTTCCTCTCTCACTGTGACTGTGTTTGGAAAAGCCATATTGCGGTTGTTGATTGGAGTAATAGTTCTGCTGTTAACAAAAGTAGCCATGAAAAAAGCCACTATTCCACTGGCATGTAAGATATTTCGCATACCACATGCCGATGTACGGAAAGCAAGACAACGCATGGAAGTTGAGCTTCCCTATCGCTATATTACCTATGGAATGGTTGGGTTCTCCCTCATGTTTATTGTTCCTTGCCTTTTCCATTTTATTGGTCTCTCTTGATGCAGTTTTGTCACTTCAAATAGGAGGAGGAGAGCTAGTTGCTTTTTGACGAGGTGCGCTAGTTTGCTAAGGAAAGGCCAGTGAGCTTGGCTTTAGCAGGGACTTCACTTTAACAGCAATATGTATCGGGCAAAGCATTTAAAGAACTTTGCACATCTTTGGGGATGGTATGGGGCCAGAAGTCAAATATCAGTCCATGAGAAGTGCTGAGCTCTATAAATGCCATGTCTGGACTTACTGCTGTAACAGTCTGTGTGTATGTGAGATGCAATGAATGTATCTAGAATGTCTGTCATTCTGCACCTCTCTACACTGACATTTTAACAGGTATGTCTGACAGCTCATCAGAAAGCTCCATTCACGATCTGTTTGCCATTTCATAGTAATGTATTCAAGTTGTTGGACCATAGACTGCTAAATTTGCTTTCCTCTTATTTCCCAAAGCCCTGCTTCAGGATGTTTCAGCTAATAGGCATTTCTAATGGACCAAACTAGGCTgaatttttctaaaaaaacacacaaacaaacaaacagaagcctTTTTCTTTAGTCCCCTCTACAGGATTGGCGTTGGTAGATATCACTAGAGTATATATGATTCAGGTACTGTATTTTATGGTTTAATAACTGTGCCTTTCTGTTGCTAAATTAAGAAATGCCATATATACTGTGATGTAAAAATGcctgattttatttaaa
It encodes:
- the SGPP1 gene encoding sphingosine-1-phosphate phosphatase 1, whose translation is MALCRRLARLAAHLQDPRKVAAFQRLCGVEGPSGWADAEQRAGGRGAVVNGAPPGAEQAGGQRHPAGNGTVPGGAGSPQRWRRRPRRNSLTEEDGSQEFTTRSRFLYYLFSLGTELGNELFYILFFPFCIWNLDAWLGRRLIIIWVWVMYVGQCTKDVIRWPRPASPPVVKLEVFYNSEYSMPSTHAMSGTAIPLALLLLSYGRWQYPLMFGLILAFCWCSLVCCSRIYMGMHSILDVIAGFLYAILILVVFHPIVDQIDNFNLTYKYAPLIIISLHLALGIFSFTLDTWSTSRGDTAQILGCGAGVACGSHVNYMMGLQLDPPPETLPLSLSSLTVTVFGKAILRLLIGVIVLLLTKVAMKKATIPLACKIFRIPHADVRKARQRMEVELPYRYITYGMVGFSLMFIVPCLFHFIGLS